Proteins encoded by one window of Streptomyces sp. LX-29:
- the hemC gene encoding hydroxymethylbilane synthase, protein MTTGISTRTLRMGTRRSALALAQSAGCAERLTLHTGVPVRTVGITTEGDTSTAAITSMGGTGVFVQAVRSALSAGRIDFAVHSYKDLPTAVPEGIVVAAVPAREDPRDALVTADGRRLDELPDGARVGTGSPRRAGQLLALRPGLEVVPLRGNVDTRLGRVHSGELDGVVLAAAGLARLGRLGEAAELLAPGRFVPAPAQGALAVECRADDPDLARLLGVLDDPATRTAVEAERAVLARLEAGCSAPVGAYARVVGAPPGAEIDLTAVLTSTDGRLRTLRTLRAAPPYEAPTVGHDLADALLKAHARIEGVAP, encoded by the coding sequence ATGACGACCGGCATCTCGACCCGGACCCTGCGCATGGGCACCCGGCGCAGCGCCCTGGCCCTGGCCCAGTCGGCCGGCTGCGCCGAACGGCTCACCCTGCACACCGGCGTGCCGGTGCGGACCGTCGGCATCACCACCGAGGGCGACACCAGCACCGCGGCCATCACCTCGATGGGCGGTACCGGGGTGTTCGTCCAGGCGGTGCGGAGCGCGCTGTCGGCCGGGCGGATCGACTTCGCCGTCCACTCCTACAAGGACCTGCCGACCGCCGTGCCCGAGGGGATCGTCGTGGCGGCCGTACCGGCACGAGAGGATCCGCGCGACGCGCTGGTGACCGCGGACGGCCGCCGGCTGGACGAGCTGCCCGACGGCGCGCGCGTGGGGACCGGATCGCCGCGCCGCGCGGGCCAGTTGCTGGCGCTGCGCCCCGGCCTGGAGGTGGTCCCGCTGCGGGGCAACGTGGACACCCGGCTGGGCCGGGTGCACTCCGGGGAGCTGGACGGGGTGGTGCTGGCGGCGGCCGGCCTGGCCCGGCTGGGACGGCTCGGCGAGGCCGCCGAACTGCTCGCCCCGGGCCGCTTCGTGCCCGCCCCCGCGCAGGGGGCGCTGGCCGTCGAGTGCCGCGCCGACGACCCCGACCTGGCCCGGCTGCTCGGCGTGCTGGACGATCCGGCGACCCGTACCGCGGTCGAGGCCGAGCGGGCGGTGCTGGCCCGGCTGGAGGCCGGGTGCAGCGCGCCCGTCGGCGCGTACGCCCGGGTGGTGGGGGCGCCGCCCGGTGCCGAGATCGACCTGACCGCCGTCCTCACCTCCACCGACGGCCGGCTGCGCACCCTGCGCACGCTGCGCGCCGCACCGCCCTACGAGGCCCCGACCGTCGGACACGACCTGGCCGACGCGCTGCTGAAGGCCCACGCACGCATCGAGGGAGTCGCCCCGTGA
- the hemA gene encoding glutamyl-tRNA reductase yields MTTLVIGVSHRVVPQAVLERFALTAPDTAMLLDRLSATPAIAEAAVLATCNRVEIYAETGQPDPEPYAVAAPGPGAGPHDAAVGDALAGLGALTGNSTEELRTHCYVHRGPAAVEHLIRVSCGLDSMALGDAQIRGQIRAAYTLAAHHGSVGPVLHGLFQHALRAGKRAESETGVGRSAASMVGVALDAAAEAVGWLAGRRALVVGAGTLGALSAASLHRAGVTDVTVVNRSPEPARRLAARHGHRSAGLEELPALLYDTDLVLSATGAREPVVTRELAAPALAGRAADRGPLVLVDLALPRDVDPRLAAEPRVRLIDLAALDTRLKETAALVPVDDAYRIVAEETAAYHDGRRRERVTPLIVAMRSNALSIAEAEVDRLLDRAPALTGSVRGEVERTARRIAEKLMHRPTVRVREMAAQPDGHAYVQVVHDLFGPAEPAGPPGPGTAAEPAGPPGPGTTAKSTGSPGPGTAAESAGPPRPGTTTEPAGPPRPGTTTEPPGPPRPGTTTEPAGPPRPGTTTEPYEPPGPPPAPTSATTPTPATHPAPKTGGDRP; encoded by the coding sequence ATGACGACGCTGGTCATAGGAGTGAGCCACCGCGTCGTCCCGCAGGCGGTCCTGGAGCGGTTCGCGCTCACCGCACCCGACACCGCCATGCTGCTGGACCGGCTGTCCGCGACCCCCGCGATCGCGGAGGCCGCCGTCCTCGCCACCTGCAACCGCGTGGAGATCTACGCCGAGACCGGGCAGCCGGACCCGGAGCCCTACGCCGTCGCGGCCCCCGGACCCGGAGCCGGACCGCACGACGCCGCCGTCGGCGACGCGCTGGCCGGGCTCGGCGCCCTCACCGGCAACTCCACCGAGGAACTGCGCACCCACTGTTACGTCCACCGGGGGCCCGCGGCCGTCGAGCACCTCATCCGGGTGAGCTGCGGCCTGGACTCCATGGCGCTCGGCGACGCCCAGATCCGCGGGCAGATCCGCGCCGCCTACACCCTCGCGGCGCACCACGGCAGCGTCGGACCGGTGCTGCACGGGCTGTTCCAGCACGCCCTGCGGGCCGGCAAGCGCGCGGAGAGCGAGACCGGCGTCGGCCGGTCCGCCGCCTCCATGGTCGGCGTCGCCCTGGACGCGGCGGCCGAGGCCGTGGGATGGCTGGCCGGCCGCCGGGCGCTGGTCGTCGGCGCCGGGACGCTCGGCGCGCTCAGCGCGGCCTCGCTGCACCGCGCCGGGGTCACCGACGTCACCGTGGTCAACCGCAGCCCGGAGCCCGCCCGCCGACTGGCGGCCCGGCACGGCCATCGCAGCGCCGGTCTGGAGGAGTTGCCCGCGCTGCTGTACGACACCGACCTCGTCCTCTCCGCGACCGGCGCCAGGGAGCCCGTCGTCACCCGGGAGCTGGCGGCCCCCGCCCTGGCCGGGCGCGCCGCCGACCGCGGCCCGCTGGTCCTCGTCGACCTGGCCCTCCCCCGCGACGTCGATCCGCGACTGGCGGCCGAGCCGCGGGTACGGCTGATCGACCTCGCCGCGCTGGACACCCGGCTGAAGGAGACCGCGGCCCTGGTGCCGGTGGACGACGCGTACCGCATCGTCGCCGAGGAGACCGCCGCCTACCACGACGGCAGGCGGCGGGAGCGGGTCACCCCGCTCATCGTCGCGATGCGCAGCAACGCGCTGTCCATCGCCGAGGCCGAGGTGGACCGGCTGCTCGACCGGGCGCCGGCGCTCACCGGCTCGGTGCGCGGCGAGGTGGAGCGCACCGCCCGCCGGATCGCGGAGAAGCTGATGCACCGGCCGACGGTGCGGGTGCGGGAGATGGCCGCGCAGCCGGACGGACACGCGTATGTGCAGGTGGTCCACGATCTGTTCGGGCCGGCCGAGCCGGCGGGACCGCCCGGCCCGGGGACAGCCGCCGAGCCGGCGGGACCGCCCGGCCCTGGGACGACCGCCAAGTCAACGGGGTCGCCCGGTCCGGGGACAGCCGCCGAGTCGGCGGGACCGCCCCGCCCGGGGACGACCACCGAGCCAGCGGGACCGCCCCGCCCCGGGACGACCACCGAGCCGCCGGGACCGCCCCGCCCCGGGACGACCACCGAACCGGCGGGACCGCCCCGCCCGGGGACGACCACCGAGCCGTACGAGCCGCCGGGGCCACCGCCCGCGCCGACATCCGCGACCACGCCCACGCCCGCGACCCACCCCGCACCGAAGACCGGAGGCGACCGACCATGA
- the hemF gene encoding oxygen-dependent coproporphyrinogen oxidase, translating to MTRRVSRPAPHRDQVLGLMLDAQAELIAAFEECDGAAGFRAQDWTRPGGGGGHARVLEAGAVFERAGVNVSAVEGGRVPEAIREAHGLDADSGFFATGLSTVLHPRNPWAPSFHANFRYFEVDGDRTWWFGGGADMTPCYGFEEDARHLHRTLKECCDTYDRAFYADAKKACDDYFHLPHRGEARGVGGIFFDHLHPEGPDGWDRGFGLVRRGLDALLPAYLPIVRRRMDTPYGERERRWQLHRRGRYVEFNLVYDRGTQFGLQTRGNTEAILMSLPPMTAWSFDLRPEPDSPEARLSDFLRPRDWLALESLEPVETRR from the coding sequence ATGACCCGCCGCGTCTCCCGACCCGCGCCCCACCGCGACCAGGTGCTGGGGCTCATGCTGGACGCCCAGGCCGAGCTGATCGCGGCCTTCGAGGAGTGCGACGGGGCCGCCGGGTTCCGTGCCCAGGACTGGACCCGTCCCGGCGGGGGCGGCGGCCACGCCCGGGTCCTGGAGGCCGGTGCCGTCTTCGAGCGGGCCGGGGTCAACGTCTCGGCCGTCGAGGGCGGACGGGTGCCGGAGGCCATCCGGGAGGCCCACGGGCTGGACGCGGACTCCGGGTTCTTCGCCACCGGACTGTCCACCGTGCTCCACCCGCGCAACCCCTGGGCCCCGTCCTTCCACGCCAACTTCCGCTACTTCGAGGTGGACGGGGACCGCACCTGGTGGTTCGGCGGCGGCGCCGACATGACCCCCTGCTACGGCTTCGAGGAGGACGCCCGCCATCTGCACCGGACGCTCAAGGAGTGCTGCGACACCTACGACCGGGCGTTCTACGCGGACGCGAAGAAGGCGTGCGACGACTACTTCCACCTCCCCCACCGTGGGGAGGCCCGGGGGGTCGGCGGCATCTTCTTCGACCATCTGCACCCCGAGGGACCCGACGGCTGGGACCGCGGCTTCGGCCTGGTCCGGCGCGGTCTGGACGCGCTCCTGCCCGCCTATCTGCCGATCGTGCGGCGCCGCATGGACACCCCGTACGGCGAGCGGGAACGGCGCTGGCAGCTGCACCGGCGCGGCCGCTACGTCGAGTTCAACCTGGTCTACGACCGCGGGACCCAGTTCGGGCTGCAGACGCGGGGCAACACCGAGGCGATCCTCATGTCGCTGCCGCCGATGACCGCCTGGAGCTTCGACCTGCGCCCGGAGCCCGACAGCCCCGAGGCCCGACTCTCCGACTTCCTACGGCCCCGCGACTGGCTGGCCCTGGAATCCCTCGAGCCGGTAGAGACCCGACGATGA
- the hemE gene encoding uroporphyrinogen decarboxylase: MSLFLDAARGKDTARAPIWIMRQAGRYLPEYNAIKERHGFWEMCRNPELAAEITLLPLKRFPLDAAILFSDIMTPLADMGVTVDFAPGPVIADPVRTEADVARLRVPEPGAVAPFVATAVGMVRERCPVPLIGFAGAPLTLATYLVDSGGARDGHAAFRGWLHREPVAAHRLLTKLTELTTGYLRSQIAAGVQAVQLFDSWAGALSPALYREFGQPYAARVLDALGDSGVPRVYFAVGAHHLLADVSTLSAEVFGIDWRTPLDTARRALPGRTLQGNLDPTALTAEPAALVERAREVLRQGLGGPHLFNLGHGIRPDAPPDHVARLIEAVHAFDRHAAAEHRDAAERPEAAAPHADDAARRHTGAPRASAERPTEAGRPAGTPRGADA; encoded by the coding sequence ATGAGTCTGTTTCTGGACGCCGCGCGGGGGAAGGACACCGCTCGGGCACCCATCTGGATCATGCGCCAGGCCGGCCGCTACCTACCGGAATACAACGCGATTAAAGAGCGTCACGGCTTCTGGGAGATGTGCCGAAATCCCGAGCTCGCAGCCGAGATCACGCTCCTTCCGCTGAAGCGATTTCCGCTGGACGCGGCGATTCTGTTCAGCGACATCATGACGCCGCTCGCCGACATGGGCGTGACGGTCGACTTCGCCCCGGGCCCGGTCATCGCCGACCCGGTGCGCACCGAAGCCGACGTGGCGCGGCTGCGGGTGCCGGAGCCGGGCGCCGTCGCGCCCTTCGTCGCCACGGCGGTCGGCATGGTCCGCGAGCGCTGCCCCGTGCCGCTGATCGGCTTCGCCGGGGCGCCGCTGACCCTCGCCACCTATCTGGTCGACAGCGGCGGCGCCCGCGACGGCCATGCCGCCTTCCGCGGCTGGCTGCACCGCGAGCCGGTGGCCGCGCACCGACTCCTCACCAAGCTGACCGAGCTGACCACCGGCTATCTGCGCTCCCAGATCGCGGCCGGGGTGCAGGCTGTGCAGCTCTTCGACAGCTGGGCCGGGGCGCTGAGCCCGGCCCTGTACCGGGAGTTCGGGCAGCCCTACGCCGCCCGGGTGCTGGACGCGCTGGGCGACTCGGGCGTCCCCCGCGTCTACTTCGCGGTCGGCGCCCACCATCTGCTCGCCGACGTCTCCACGCTGTCGGCGGAGGTCTTCGGCATCGACTGGCGCACCCCGCTGGACACGGCCCGCCGGGCGCTGCCCGGCCGGACGCTCCAGGGCAACCTCGACCCCACCGCGCTCACCGCCGAACCGGCGGCCCTGGTCGAGCGGGCCCGCGAGGTGCTGCGGCAGGGGCTGGGCGGCCCGCACCTCTTCAACCTCGGCCACGGGATCCGCCCGGACGCGCCGCCCGACCACGTAGCGCGGCTCATCGAGGCCGTGCACGCCTTCGACCGGCACGCCGCCGCCGAGCACCGCGACGCCGCCGAGCGCCCTGAGGCCGCCGCACCCCACGCCGACGACGCCGCGCGCCGGCACACCGGTGCGCCGCGCGCCTCGGCCGAGCGCCCGACCGAGGCGGGACGGCCCGCCGGGACACCCCGGGGGGCGGACGCATGA
- the hemH gene encoding ferrochelatase, which translates to MADQNPTGVVMLNLGGPRTLSDVGPFLRNLFLDREIIQLPAQERLGPFIARRRTPKLQRLYQAIGGGSPLYDWTTRQGEGMVKRLDALCPETAPHRFYLAFRYTEPSSEHALRQMAADGVRRAVAFSQYPQYSCSTTGSSLGQLWRDARRLGLANTFQWSVIDRWSAHPSFVRAMTAKVREGLGSFPETERRDAVVLFSAHSLPRKVINQGDPYLQEVAGTVRDVMRELDEDLQYALCFQADVGPVSWQGPNTESVLEALGKQGRRRVLIVGIVFTTDHLDTLSEIDIEFAEVARNAGITEFHRAPAPNDDPLFLDALAQVVADHLRSGDCAGPQFGLRCHGCANESCREILNPAHPYRQPPLHPQR; encoded by the coding sequence ATGGCTGATCAAAATCCCACCGGGGTCGTGATGTTGAACCTCGGTGGTCCTCGTACGCTTAGCGACGTGGGGCCGTTTCTGCGTAATCTCTTCCTGGATCGGGAGATCATCCAACTGCCCGCCCAGGAGCGGCTGGGTCCGTTCATCGCCCGCCGTCGCACGCCGAAGCTCCAGCGGCTGTACCAGGCCATCGGGGGCGGCTCACCGCTGTACGACTGGACCACCCGGCAGGGCGAGGGCATGGTCAAGCGCCTGGACGCGCTGTGCCCGGAAACCGCGCCGCACCGCTTCTACCTGGCCTTCCGTTATACGGAACCGAGCAGTGAGCACGCGCTGCGGCAGATGGCCGCGGACGGGGTGCGCCGGGCCGTGGCGTTCTCGCAGTACCCCCAGTACTCCTGCTCGACCACCGGCTCGAGCCTGGGTCAGCTCTGGCGCGACGCCCGCCGGCTGGGGCTGGCGAACACCTTCCAGTGGAGCGTCATCGACCGCTGGTCGGCCCATCCGTCATTTGTTCGAGCCATGACAGCGAAGGTGCGGGAAGGGCTGGGGAGTTTCCCGGAAACGGAACGCCGGGACGCAGTTGTACTCTTCAGCGCCCACTCGCTCCCCAGGAAGGTGATCAATCAGGGGGATCCCTACCTTCAGGAAGTCGCGGGGACGGTGCGCGATGTCATGCGCGAGCTCGACGAGGACCTGCAATACGCGCTGTGTTTCCAGGCCGACGTGGGCCCCGTTTCCTGGCAGGGGCCCAACACGGAATCGGTGTTGGAAGCCCTCGGAAAACAGGGTCGGCGTAGGGTTCTGATAGTGGGAATCGTTTTCACGACGGACCATCTCGATACGCTGTCGGAGATCGACATCGAGTTCGCCGAGGTGGCCAGGAACGCCGGAATAACGGAATTCCACCGTGCGCCGGCGCCCAATGACGACCCGCTGTTCCTTGACGCGCTGGCCCAGGTCGTCGCCGACCATCTGCGCTCCGGCGACTGCGCCGGTCCGCAATTCGGACTGCGCTGCCACGGCTGCGCCAACGAGAGCTGTCGGGAGATCCTCAACCCGGCCCACCCCTATCGGCAGCCCCCGCTGCACCCGCAGCGGTGA
- the hemG gene encoding protoporphyrinogen oxidase has product MTGTRPRVAVVGGGITGLTTAFELSAAPAAPAVTVLEAAEAVGGKIAVHRADGYTVDLGPNGFMDNGSDTRTLAEALGLAPALVRAADAARDRFLLRHGRLRPLPDGVPAFLASGLLSPWAKARVAAEPLVGRAAGEESVHTFLARRFGRPAADLMAAPLVHGVTAGDPAVISLDAAFPRIRTLEREHRSLLLAALRARRRQAAAARRLPPGAGPPGPRLTSFRDGGMRVLVDTLARRLATDIRTAAPVTGIEPAPDGGWRLAVAGAEPVSADHVVLTVPAPVAARLLGPHLPTAAEVLAALRHAAVRVLALGYPGGELGVAPRGFGYLTVPGERTRILGAVHSSVVFPDSAPPGAVLLRAFAGGAQDPEFARLAGDEAVAAAHLDFCALYRAAVRPEFVHDHVWTEGIPQYDLGHGGRIHAVLRQVAGVPGLHLAGAACHGVAVNDCVRDGRRVADEVLTAIRARPPLPLDPRPSGRA; this is encoded by the coding sequence GTGACCGGGACCCGTCCGCGGGTCGCCGTGGTCGGCGGCGGCATCACCGGACTCACCACCGCCTTCGAGCTGAGCGCCGCGCCGGCCGCGCCCGCCGTGACCGTCCTGGAGGCGGCGGAGGCCGTCGGCGGCAAGATCGCCGTACACCGCGCCGACGGCTATACCGTCGACCTCGGCCCCAACGGCTTCATGGACAACGGCTCGGACACCCGCACCCTCGCCGAGGCGCTGGGTCTGGCGCCCGCCCTGGTGCGCGCGGCGGACGCCGCGCGGGACCGCTTCCTGCTGCGCCACGGTCGGCTGCGCCCGCTCCCGGACGGCGTGCCCGCGTTCCTCGCCAGCGGGTTGCTGTCGCCCTGGGCCAAGGCCAGGGTGGCGGCCGAGCCGCTGGTCGGCCGGGCGGCGGGCGAGGAGAGCGTCCACACCTTCCTGGCCCGCCGCTTCGGCCGGCCCGCCGCCGACCTCATGGCCGCCCCGCTGGTCCACGGAGTCACCGCCGGCGACCCCGCCGTCATCAGCCTGGACGCCGCCTTCCCGCGGATCAGGACCCTGGAGCGGGAGCACCGCAGCCTGCTGCTGGCCGCCCTGCGGGCCCGCCGCCGCCAGGCCGCCGCCGCCCGACGGCTCCCGCCCGGCGCCGGCCCGCCCGGCCCGCGGCTGACCAGCTTCCGCGACGGCGGCATGCGGGTGCTGGTGGACACCCTCGCCCGCCGTCTCGCCACCGACATCCGGACCGCGGCACCGGTGACCGGCATCGAGCCGGCGCCGGACGGCGGCTGGCGGCTGGCCGTGGCGGGCGCGGAGCCGGTGTCGGCCGACCACGTCGTGCTGACCGTGCCGGCGCCCGTGGCCGCGCGCCTGCTGGGCCCGCACCTGCCCACCGCGGCCGAGGTCCTGGCCGCGCTGCGGCACGCGGCGGTTCGGGTCCTCGCTCTCGGCTACCCCGGCGGCGAACTGGGCGTGGCGCCACGCGGCTTCGGCTATCTGACGGTGCCGGGGGAGCGAACCCGCATCCTGGGCGCCGTCCACAGCTCGGTCGTCTTCCCCGACTCCGCGCCGCCCGGAGCGGTGCTGCTGCGCGCCTTCGCCGGTGGTGCGCAGGACCCGGAGTTCGCCCGACTGGCCGGGGACGAGGCGGTGGCCGCCGCGCACCTCGACTTCTGCGCCCTCTACCGGGCCGCGGTCCGCCCGGAGTTCGTGCACGACCACGTCTGGACCGAGGGGATCCCGCAGTACGACCTCGGTCACGGAGGCCGGATCCACGCCGTGCTGCGACAGGTCGCCGGCGTGCCGGGGCTGCATCTGGCGGGCGCGGCCTGCCACGGGGTCGCGGTCAACGACTGCGTGCGGGACGGCCGTCGGGTGGCGGATGAGGTGCTCACCGCGATCCGCGCCCGGCCGCCGCTGCCGCTCGACCCCCGCCCCTCCGGGCGCGCCTGA
- a CDS encoding L-2-amino-thiazoline-4-carboxylic acid hydrolase produces the protein MTDGTESTGGTDHAEGAVTPGGQPRRDTRAQARAMLRERLRRYLELEAEHGTDKAREVLLEGYPERQAARMGPLITGCSLAEGIGKALPRFAAMGFLEEAVDVSTEDEDACMEVCRTCMCLTAAQDLGETEARPILCELDFEATRRAFPELTIESLRRRADGHHVCVFRYSRAAAPPAG, from the coding sequence GTGACGGACGGCACCGAGAGCACGGGCGGCACCGACCACGCCGAGGGCGCGGTGACCCCCGGCGGGCAGCCGAGGAGAGACACGAGGGCGCAGGCCCGCGCGATGCTGCGGGAGCGGCTGCGCCGCTATCTGGAGCTGGAGGCCGAGCACGGCACGGACAAGGCGCGAGAGGTGCTGCTGGAGGGCTATCCGGAACGCCAGGCCGCCCGCATGGGGCCGCTGATCACCGGGTGTTCACTCGCCGAGGGCATCGGCAAGGCGCTGCCCCGCTTCGCGGCCATGGGCTTCCTGGAGGAGGCCGTCGACGTCTCCACCGAGGATGAGGACGCCTGCATGGAGGTGTGCCGCACCTGCATGTGTCTGACGGCGGCCCAGGACCTCGGCGAGACCGAGGCCCGGCCGATCCTGTGCGAGCTGGACTTCGAGGCCACCCGGCGGGCCTTCCCGGAGCTGACGATCGAGAGCCTGCGCCGCCGGGCGGACGGGCACCACGTCTGCGTCTTCCGCTACTCCCGGGCCGCCGCCCCGCCCGCGGGCTGA
- a CDS encoding TetR/AcrR family transcriptional regulator gives MVLKDAHESKASGTKPSRSSDWDRTLAEHKERVRTAIGQAAVQIAAEQGLAGTTMAKIAERAGVSRATVYNHFRDVEHVLLEVVQEEVNRFYADLSERIAEAVGPQARLDAFLLAHLEYFTQPQRRSGALQLQALGISPAVRTRMTAHTDRLRALLTEVLEAGRAEGVFSAETNPRRHAELVMHLLSGAREQLLRGDAPVAEIAADLMLLTRCGLGQPAGGAAARE, from the coding sequence GTGGTGCTGAAGGATGCGCACGAGTCCAAGGCGTCGGGGACCAAGCCGTCGCGGAGTTCCGACTGGGACCGGACGCTGGCCGAGCACAAGGAGCGGGTGCGCACCGCCATCGGTCAGGCCGCCGTGCAGATCGCGGCGGAGCAGGGGCTGGCCGGCACCACCATGGCGAAGATCGCCGAGCGGGCCGGGGTCTCCCGGGCCACCGTGTACAACCACTTCCGCGATGTGGAGCACGTGCTGCTGGAGGTGGTCCAGGAGGAGGTCAACCGCTTCTACGCCGACCTCAGCGAGCGGATCGCCGAGGCGGTCGGCCCGCAGGCCCGGCTGGATGCCTTCCTGCTGGCGCACCTGGAGTACTTCACACAGCCACAGCGGCGTTCCGGCGCGCTCCAGCTCCAGGCCCTGGGCATCAGCCCGGCCGTACGGACCCGGATGACCGCGCACACCGACCGGCTGCGGGCGCTGCTGACCGAGGTGCTGGAGGCCGGGCGCGCGGAGGGCGTCTTCAGCGCGGAGACCAACCCCCGGCGCCACGCCGAGCTCGTCATGCATCTGCTCTCCGGCGCCCGCGAGCAACTGCTGCGCGGCGACGCCCCGGTGGCCGAGATCGCCGCGGACCTGATGCTGCTGACCCGCTGCGGGCTGGGTCAGCCCGCGGGCGGGGCGGCGGCCCGGGAGTAG
- a CDS encoding MMPL family transporter — protein sequence MRLGTDGTTSARTRTPRPPGRSRRRAILWLVVLGWLLIAGASSPYQSRLRDVESNSAAAFLPRSAESTQVSRLLKERFPDGDSLPALVVHRRPGGLTEADRRAVLADVDRLRAVPGTQRPVAPFTADGRPTRGLVSRDASVAVTVVPVSATKGRAVRDTVESLRDALHPPHGVTTEITGPAGISADAIAVFGDVDLRLLLATAGLVLALLLVVYRSPLLAFIPLVVVGFAYVLAAGVVYALAAHGGMLVNNQAVSLMLILMFGAGTDYCLLLTARYQEELRSDPEPRAAMVRAVRRAWPAVLFSGLTVMASLAALFAARLGSTRVLGPVGIVGTGCVLLGTFTLLPALLVLFGHRPLLRRAAGKRGTGEPAGPSGRPRGETEPAEATETTKGASDRTPAGAPEGASAGLRGGEAAVAAGSRPWRRVVAAVFRRPVWAVGATLAFFAAGSAGLASYTEDMSMLHAFRAETSSAAGYRAISEAFPAGTAAPTTVLVERVDGPLRESDLTRAARQVRSVPDVASATVLPARSADGRIGQLRVVLDADPYDATGLARISAVREALDGGLPTGVRAMTGGDPAVQLDTKHAADRDLRLIVPLVLVIVLALLIVLLRALVAPLYLIATVIVSFFGAFGISVFVFRELLGQHGLNPVEPTFAFLFLVALGVDYNIFLMARVREETRHRDTRTAMRTALLTTGSVITSAGVILAGTFSMLMILPLVMLFQLGFTVALGVLLDTVLVRVVLVPAITWLLGERAWWPAGRSGPTRERS from the coding sequence GTGCGGTTAGGCACTGACGGCACCACCTCTGCACGAACGAGAACACCGCGCCCGCCCGGGCGTTCCCGACGGCGCGCCATCCTGTGGCTGGTCGTGCTCGGTTGGCTGCTGATCGCCGGAGCGTCGAGTCCGTACCAGTCCCGTCTGCGGGACGTCGAGAGCAACAGCGCCGCCGCCTTCCTGCCCCGCTCCGCGGAGTCCACCCAGGTGTCACGGCTGCTCAAGGAGCGCTTCCCGGACGGCGACTCACTGCCCGCCCTGGTGGTCCACCGACGCCCCGGCGGGCTGACCGAGGCCGACCGGCGGGCGGTGCTCGCCGACGTCGACCGGCTGCGGGCGGTGCCAGGCACCCAGCGGCCGGTCGCCCCGTTCACCGCCGACGGCCGCCCCACCCGCGGGCTGGTCTCCCGCGACGCCTCGGTCGCCGTGACCGTGGTGCCGGTGTCGGCCACCAAGGGGCGTGCCGTACGGGACACCGTCGAGTCGCTGCGGGACGCCCTCCACCCGCCCCACGGCGTGACGACCGAGATCACCGGGCCCGCGGGCATCAGCGCGGACGCCATCGCGGTCTTCGGCGATGTCGACCTGCGGCTGCTGCTGGCCACCGCGGGTCTCGTGCTGGCGCTGCTCCTCGTCGTCTACCGCTCGCCGCTACTGGCGTTCATCCCGCTGGTCGTGGTCGGTTTCGCGTACGTCCTGGCCGCGGGGGTGGTCTACGCACTCGCCGCCCACGGCGGGATGCTCGTCAACAACCAGGCCGTGTCGCTGATGCTCATCCTGATGTTCGGCGCCGGCACCGACTACTGCCTCCTGCTGACCGCCCGCTACCAGGAGGAGCTGCGGAGCGACCCGGAGCCGCGCGCCGCGATGGTCCGCGCGGTGCGCCGCGCCTGGCCCGCGGTGCTCTTCAGCGGGCTGACCGTGATGGCCTCGCTGGCGGCGCTGTTCGCGGCCCGCCTCGGTTCCACCCGCGTGCTGGGCCCGGTCGGGATCGTCGGCACCGGCTGTGTCCTGCTGGGCACCTTCACCCTGCTGCCCGCGCTGCTGGTGCTGTTCGGGCACCGACCGCTGCTGCGGCGCGCGGCCGGGAAGCGGGGAACGGGAGAGCCGGCGGGGCCGTCGGGACGACCACGAGGAGAGACGGAGCCGGCGGAGGCGACGGAGACAACAAAAGGGGCGTCGGACAGGACACCGGCAGGGGCGCCGGAAGGGGCATCGGCAGGGCTACGGGGCGGGGAGGCGGCCGTGGCGGCCGGTTCCCGGCCGTGGCGGCGCGTGGTGGCGGCGGTGTTCCGCCGGCCGGTCTGGGCGGTCGGGGCGACCCTGGCGTTCTTCGCAGCCGGCTCGGCGGGACTGGCGAGCTACACCGAGGACATGAGCATGCTGCACGCCTTCCGCGCCGAGACCTCCTCCGCGGCCGGCTACCGCGCCATCTCCGAGGCGTTCCCGGCCGGCACCGCGGCACCCACCACCGTGCTGGTGGAGCGCGTCGACGGCCCGCTGCGGGAGTCCGATCTGACCCGCGCGGCCCGGCAGGTGCGGTCCGTGCCCGACGTCGCCTCCGCGACCGTGCTCCCCGCCCGCTCCGCGGACGGCCGGATCGGACAGCTGCGCGTGGTCCTGGACGCCGATCCGTACGACGCCACCGGCCTGGCCCGGATCAGCGCGGTACGGGAGGCGCTGGACGGCGGGCTGCCCACCGGTGTCCGGGCGATGACCGGCGGCGATCCGGCCGTGCAGCTCGACACCAAGCACGCCGCGGACCGCGATCTGCGGCTGATCGTCCCCCTGGTCCTCGTCATCGTCCTGGCGCTGCTGATCGTGCTGCTGCGGGCCCTGGTCGCGCCGCTCTACCTGATCGCCACCGTGATCGTCTCCTTCTTCGGCGCCTTCGGGATCTCGGTGTTCGTCTTCCGCGAGCTCCTCGGCCAGCACGGGTTGAACCCGGTGGAACCCACCTTCGCCTTCCTGTTCCTGGTGGCCCTCGGCGTCGACTACAACATCTTCCTGATGGCGCGGGTGCGCGAGGAGACCCGTCACCGGGACACCAGGACCGCGATGCGCACCGCGCTGCTCACCACCGGTTCCGTGATCACGAGCGCGGGCGTCATCCTCGCCGGCACCTTCTCGATGCTGATGATCCTTCCGTTGGTGATGCTCTTCCAGCTCGGCTTCACGGTGGCGCTGGGCGTGCTGCTGGACACCGTGCTGGTACGGGTGGTGCTGGTACCCGCGATCACCTGGCTGCTGGGAGAGCGGGCGTGGTGGCCGGCCGGGCGATCCGGCCCCACCCGGGAGAGGAGCTGA